Proteins from one Coffea arabica cultivar ET-39 chromosome 8c, Coffea Arabica ET-39 HiFi, whole genome shotgun sequence genomic window:
- the LOC113707169 gene encoding non-specific lipid transfer protein GPI-anchored 7 isoform X1 → MVSSKMSALITVVLMILVATTTTKVAEGQGTPSCASNLVPCADYLNSTHPPASCCNPLRVAVTTQLDCLCKLYENPALLAAFKINITQALKLPGYCGIPGNISACNAQAPGSSASETPPAQSGGKDNNGVGKIAGTGLTSLLLALASLMLS, encoded by the exons ATGGTTTCCTCCAAAATGTCTGCACTGATCACGGTGGTGCTAATGATTCTTGtggccaccaccaccaccaaggTGGCGGAGGGGCAGGGTACACCGTCCTGTGCTTCAAATTTGGTCCCCTGTGCCGACTACCTCAACTCAACTCACCCGCCAGCCTCGTGCTGTAACCCTCTCAGAGTAGCCGTCACCACGCAGCTTGACTGCCTCTGCAAGCTTTACGAGAATCCTGCACTATTGGCTGCTTTTAAGATCAATATAACCCAGGCACTCAAGCTTCCGGGCTACTGTGGCATCCCTGGGAATATTAGTGCCTGCAACG CCCAGGCTCCAGGTTCCTCAGCATCAGAGACTCCTCCAG CGCAATCTGGTGGAAAAGATAATAACGGTGTAGGCAAGATTGCAGGGACTGGACTGACAAGTTTGCTCTTGGCTTTGGCTTCCTTGATGCTTTCTTAG
- the LOC113707169 gene encoding non-specific lipid transfer protein GPI-anchored 7 isoform X2 — MVSSKMSALITVVLMILVATTTTKVAEGQGTPSCASNLVPCADYLNSTHPPASCCNPLRVAVTTQLDCLCKLYENPALLAAFKINITQALKLPGYCGIPGNISACNAQAPGSSASETPPAQSVPLFSFYNFATQ, encoded by the exons ATGGTTTCCTCCAAAATGTCTGCACTGATCACGGTGGTGCTAATGATTCTTGtggccaccaccaccaccaaggTGGCGGAGGGGCAGGGTACACCGTCCTGTGCTTCAAATTTGGTCCCCTGTGCCGACTACCTCAACTCAACTCACCCGCCAGCCTCGTGCTGTAACCCTCTCAGAGTAGCCGTCACCACGCAGCTTGACTGCCTCTGCAAGCTTTACGAGAATCCTGCACTATTGGCTGCTTTTAAGATCAATATAACCCAGGCACTCAAGCTTCCGGGCTACTGTGGCATCCCTGGGAATATTAGTGCCTGCAACG CCCAGGCTCCAGGTTCCTCAGCATCAGAGACTCCTCCAG CGCAATCTgttcctttgttttctttttacaATTTTGCAACCCAGTGA
- the LOC113706422 gene encoding peroxynitrite isomerase Rv2717c-like produces MDGGGEAATPTTHPAVQPLSFLLGTWKGQGEGGFPTITPFQYFEEVTFSHHPSKPVVAYSQKTWKLKDSGEAQPMHGESGYWRPKPDGTIEVVIAQSTGLVEVQKGTFDAKEKIVALRSELIGNATKVKEISRRFKVVNDELTYVVEMATTATSLQSHLKASLKKL; encoded by the coding sequence ATGGACGGCGGTGGCGAGGCGGCGACACCAACAACACATCCAGCAGTCCAACCTCTGTCCTTCCTGCTAGGGACCTGGAAAGGCCAAGGTGAAGGTGGGTTCCCTACCATCACCCCATTTCAATACTTTGAAGAGGTGACTTTTTCTCACCACCCCAGCAAGCCCGTGGTCGCTTATTCCCAGAAGACTTGGAAGTTGAAAGATTCCGGCGAGGCTCAGCCCATGCACGGCGAGAGTGGGTACTGGAGACCAAAGCCCGATGGCACAATTGAAGTCGTGATCGCTCAAAGCACGGGTCTGGTTGAAGTTCAGAAAGGGACATTTGATGCAAAGGAGAAAATCGTGGCGCTTAGAAGCGAGTTAATTGGGAATGCGACTAAGGTGAAAGAGATTAGTCGACGGTTTAAGGTGGTCAATGATGAATTAACATATGTCGTTGAAATGGCCACTACTGCTACTAGTCTACAGTCGCACCTCAAAGCCTCTCTCAAGAAGCTCTAA
- the LOC113706883 gene encoding FAM10 family protein At4g22670, with protein sequence MDAAKLEELEKFIDQCKANPSILSDPSLSFFRDYIESLGGKLPPSAYKAGEYKAKSHVAEDLDEDMDDVEDEDHSKVGADEEEEPEIIESDVDLDDTEVVEPDNDPPQQMGDPSVEVSAESRDASQEAKAQAMEAISEGKLEDAIEQLTKAISLNPTSAIMYATRATVYIKMKKPNAAVRDANAALEINPDSAKGYKSRGIARAMLGQWEEAAKDLHVASKLDYDEEISAVLKKVEPNAHKIEEHRRKYERLRKERQDRKIERERQRRKAEAQAAYEKAKKQEKSSSSGRPGGMPGGFPGGMPGGFPGGSMPGGFPGGMPGGFPGGMPGGMPGNVDYSKILNDPELMAAFKDPEVMAALQDVMKNPANLAQHQNNPKVAPIIAKMMSKFAGPK encoded by the exons ATGGACGCGGCGAAGTTGGAAGAATTGGAGAAATTCATAGATCAATGCAAAGCAAACCCTTCCATTCTCTCCGACCCCTCCCTCTCCTTTTTCCGCGACTACATCGAAAG CCTTGGGGGAAAGCTTCCACCATCTGCTTACAAGGCTGGAGAGTATAAGGCG aagtcTCATGTGGCCGAGGATCTTGATGAGGATATGGATGATGTTGAGGATGAGGATCACTCAAAGGTGGGTGCTGATGAAGAAGAGGAGCCTGAGATAATCGAATCTGATGTTGACCTTGATGACACTGAAGTTGTGGAGCCTGATAATGATCCTCCGCAACAG ATGGGAGACCCTTCGGTTGAGGTTAGTGCAGAAAGTCGTGATGCTTCTCAAGAGGCAAAGGCTCAGGCAATGGAGGCAATTTCTGAAG GAAAGCTGGAGGATGCAATTGAGCAGCTTACAAAAGCAATCTCACTCAATCCTACATCCGCAATCATGTATGCTACCAGAG CTACCGTGTATATCAAAATGAAGAAACCAAATGCTGCAGTCAGAGATGCCAATGCAGCTCTGgag aTTAACCCTGATTCTGCTAAAGGGTACAAATCCCGTGGCATCGCACGAGCAATGCTTGGCCAGTGGGAGGAGGCTGCCAAGGATCTTCACGTAGCTTCTAAGCTGGATTACGATGAAGAGATCAGTGCTGTACTGAAGAAG GTTGAGCCTAATGCTCACAAGATTGAGGAGCACCGTAGGAAATATGAAAGGCTTCGCAAAGAAAGGCAAGATAGAAAGATAGAACGAGAGAGACAGCGTCGCAAGGCTGAAGCTCag GCTGCTTATGAAAAGGCTAAGAAGCAAGAGAAGTCATCATCAAGTGGAAGACCTGGAGGCATGCCAGGTGGGTTCCCAGGTGGGATGCCTGGTGGTTTCCCTGGAGGCAGCATGCCTGGTGGTTTCCCTGGAGGCATGCCTGGTGGTTTTCCTGGGGGCATGCCTGGAGGGATGCCTGGGAATGTTGACTACAGCAAGATATTGAAT GATCCTGAACTAATGGCAGCATTCAAAGATCCAGAAGTCATGGCTGCTCTCCAAGATG TGATGAAGAATCCTGCCAATTTGGCCCAGCATCAAAATAATCCAAAGGTAGCTCCCATCATTGCAAAAATGATGAGTAAATTTGCGGGACCAAAGTAG